The proteins below are encoded in one region of Helianthus annuus cultivar XRQ/B chromosome 2, HanXRQr2.0-SUNRISE, whole genome shotgun sequence:
- the LOC110902995 gene encoding uncharacterized protein LOC110902995 has product MAPSSTKPLAHFMHPPHRLTELTANTSYHCDGCKIAGTGTRFTCTICNFNLHDYCAKCPTRWIISTTHHRHELSLFLHRPKVNQTQPCQICHNPVEGLAYQCKGCNFLVHPLCVSTGAKESERIDPEDVIELAANAMSYERVKEDGGRFSFATSNLSSGYEGPSSGSKTSDGDDHGHIFGAIIRGIGHLLESSSD; this is encoded by the coding sequence ATGGCACCGTCGTCCACCAAACCACTCGCACACTTCATGCACCCTCCTCACCGGCTCACCGAACTTACGGCCAACACATCCTACCACTGTGACGGCTGCAAGATTGCTGGAACCGGTACACGTTTCACTTGCACCATCTGTAACTTTAACTTGCACGACTACTGCGCCAAGTGTCCCACCAGGTGGATCATCTCCACGACCCACCACCGGCACGAGTTAAGTCTTTTTCTCCACAGGCCCAAAGTCAACCAGACCCAACCTTGTCAAATATGTCATAACCCGGTTGAGGGTCTGGCTTATCAATGCAAAGGCTGCAACTTCTTGGTCCACCCCCTTTGTGTTTCAACTGGCGCAAAGGAATCCGAACGTATTGACCCGGAGGATGTGATTGAATTGGCGGCAAACGCCATGAGTTATGAACGGGTTAAAGAAGATGGTGGTCGCTTCTCTTTTGCTACTTCGAATTTATCAAGTGGTTATGAGGGCCCTTCAAGTGGTTCTAAAACATCAGATGGTGATGATCATGGGCATATTTTTGGGGCGATCATTAGAGGCATTGGACATTTGTTGGAATCTAGTTCTGATTAA